TTCCACTTCACCCCGGCAGGCTCGGAGTTCACCCTGGTCGACCGCGGCGGCAACGACGGCGGCGGCACCACCGGCCCCTGGCTCGCGCCGTGGGAACTTCCCAACACCATCACCTGCGACGACCGTCCCCCGGTCGTGCCGCCTCCCGCGCCGTCCCCCTGGTGATCAGGCCGGAACGCGGGGCCGGGCCGCTCGGAGCGGCCCGGCCGGGGGTCAGATCGGGGGATAGGCGTTGGTCACCAGCATGGTGAACTGGTCATGGTGCCACTGCCCCGGTGCCGGGGCCTCGTAGAGCGCTCCGGTGCGCTCGGCGGGGTTGATGCGGCCGTACGCCGTGGGGCTGCACATCACGTCGAAGCGCGCGTTCGGGTCGTCCACGTCCAGGATGGGTGGCCGGCTGAGACCGTCGGACTCGCCGGGTGGCTTGATCCACAGTAAGGCGTGGTAGTTGTTCGGGGACACGGGTCTCGGCCGCTCGCCGAGACCCGCGCCGGCCTGGTTGCAGAAGTTGTGGCGGTAGGTGCGCCGGTCGATCCTGGCCTGGTCGACATGCGTGTCGACCTGGGTCGACGTCGAGGGTGCCCTCGGACGGTAGGTCCCACCCCAGCCGTTGCGTGAGGTGTCGACGATCATGCCGACCGAGGAGGGGAAACCCCGGCTGGTCATGGCGTTGAGCAGCGCCGTGGAGAAGTCGCCCTCGTCGAAGACGGGGTTCCGGTCGTAGAACCTGCTGCTGTGCACCGGTTGTCCGCCGACCAGGCGGTAGGGGTCCGGCAGGAAGGTCTCGTCCAGCGGTACGTAGTCGGCGACGTTGAGGGCGAAGCCGGTCACGGCCGACATACCGCGCGCGGTGCCGCGCACCGTCGCGGCGATCCGGTCGGCGAAGCCCGGGAAGACCGTGTCGTAGCCGATCCAGTGGGAGACCCCGGCGTCCAGGTACAGCCAGACGTTGGGGAGCGGGCCGAGGCGGTCCACGGCGTACCGGATGCCGTCGGTGTAGACCCCGCTCGCCTCGGCCGTCTGGCACATCGCGGTCGGCTGGAACGGCGCGACGGCCAGCGAGGCCAGCGACCGCGGCTCGACGACGAAGACGACACGCAGGCCCTGGTAGCGGGGCCGGGAGACGATCTCGGTGATCGGGTCGATGAACTCGGCCCGGTACCTGCCGAGGCCGTCGGGTGATCCGAGCTCACCCCCGCCTGCGGGGCTCGTGCAGTCGCGGTACGGCAGGTCGTACAGCACGAAGGTCACGTACGTCGCACGCTGCTGCAGGGCTCCTTCCAGGTGGTCCACCAGCGTCCGGGAGCTGTAGGGGCCGGTCACCTTGGCGATGCGGTCCAGCCACACGGCGGTCGGGGTGCCCGCCACCGCGTAGATGCGCAGTTCGAGCTGGTTGTTCCCCGTGCCGGAGCGCACTATGGAGGCGGACCGCAGTGCGTTGGCGGTCCAGTCGGGGTTCACGTAGCCGGTCCCGCCGAGGAACGGGTTGACGGGGGTCTTCACGGTCGGCGTCGGGATCGGCGTGGGGGTCGGCGTCGGGGTGGCGGTGACGATGGTGCGGCAGGTCACGCCGTTGAGGGTGAAGGCCGTGGGGTGGGGATTGGCGCCTTGCCACGTGGCGGTGAAGCCGAGGACCATGGTCGCGCCGGCGTTGAGGACGTGGTTCGGTGGCTGGGTGTACGACTGGCTCAGCGCCGTCACCTGGGTGCCGGACTGGATCCACTGCGCGTTCCAGCCGTTCTGGATCGTCTGGCTTCCCGGGGGCCCGGGGAAGGTGAAGGCCACCGTCCAGCCCCATAGCGAGTCGCCGGTGTTCCGCACCGCCAAGGAGGCGACGAAGCCACCTGAACCGGTGGTGCCCCACTGCTGCACGGTGTAGGTGGCCTCGCACGACGCGGCGGCCGACGCGGCGGCGGACAGGCCGGTGACGGCGAGCAGGAAGGCCACCGGCAGGACCAGGACGCGGTACCACGGGGAGCGGCTGTTCCAGGGACCCATCCGGGATCCTCTCCTGAAGCGCGGCCGGTCAGCCGGCAGCCGGGGGGTAGGCGTTGGCCACCAGTGCGGCGAACTGGTCGTGGTGCCAGTCTCCGTACATCGGCGCGTTCGGCAGCGCGTTGGTCGGCACAGCGGGGTTGAACCGGTTGTTCGCGGACGGGTCGCACATGCGGTCCACGAGGCGGTCGGACTCCGGGGGCAGCAGCGGGCCGCCGGCGCCGTCCGACTCGCCAGGCGGCTTGATCCACAACAGCGCGTCGACGCCGGGGAACGGGTTCGCGACCGGCCGGCTGCCGAGGCCCGCACCCTTCTGGTTGCACCAGCTGAAGCGGTAGGGACGCCGGTCGAGGCGGCCGCCGTCGACGTACTCGTCCACGGTGCCGCCGACGCCGGGGGAGCCCGGACGGTCCGGCCCGCCCCAGCCGTTGCGTGAGGTGTCGATCACCGCGCCGATGGCGGAGGACAGGCCCCGCTGGATCAGCGCGCCGCGCATCGCCGTCGCGTAGTCGCGTTCGTCGAAGTACGGGTTCCATTCGTAGAACCTCGCCGAGCGGACCGGGGAGCCGCCGATCATGGCGTACGGGTCGGTCAGGTAGGGCTCCTCGGTGGGGACGTAGTCGGCGACGTTGGTCGCGATGCCGTCCACGCTCGCCGCTCCCGCCGCGGTGTCCCGCACCACGGACGCGATCAGGTCGGCGAGCGCGCCGAAGTTGGCGTCCCAGCCGATCCACCCCGCGTGGCCGGCGTCGAGGTAGGTGTAGACGTTCGGCAGCGGCGACAGGCGGTCCAGTGCGTACCGGATGCCTTGCGTGTACGCGCCGGACTGCCCGGCCTGGACGCACGACACGTAGTGGTTCCCTGTGATGAGGTCGACCAGCGAACGGGGCTCGACGATCGCGGCGACACGCAGCCGCGCGTACTTGGGCTGGGAGACGACGGCGGTGATCGCGTCGACGAACTCGGTCCTGTACCGGTTGAGGCCGTTGTCCTGCCAGTGCAGTTCGGCCGGGGAGACGAGGTTCAGGCAGTCCTTGTCCGGCAGGTTGTACAGCACCAGTGTGACGTAGCCGGCTCCCTGCGCCACGGCGGCGTCCAGGTGCGCCGCGAGGCCTCGGGTGACTCCCGGGCCGCCGGTGACCTTGGCGATGCTGTCCAGCCAGACCGCCGTGGACACCGACTTCAGACGCCGCATGCTGTCGGCGGCGGACCCGCCGGCCGCCACGGCGGAGCTCTCGACGTTGGCCGTCCAGTCCTGGTTGACGTACCCCGCCACCCCGGCGAAGGGATTGTCGACCGGCACGTCAGGCGTCGGCGTCGGCGTCGGGCTCGGTGTCGGTGTCGGTGTCGGTGTGGGGCTCGGTGTCGGTGTCGGTGTGGGGGTCGGTGTGGGGCTCGGGATCAGGATGATCCGGCATGGCACGCCGTTGAGCGCGAAGTCCGTCGGAGGCGGGTTGCTCCCGGTCCAGGTGGCGTTGAAGCCGATCGTGAACGACCCGCCGGTCGCGATGGTGCCGCTCCAGGCCGGGCTCGTCGCGCTGACGCGACGGCCGTTCTGGGTCCAGTTCGCCGACCAGCCCTGGGTGAGCCGCTGGCTCCCCGGGAACGTGAAGGTCAGCGTCCAGCGCGGCAGGGGTTCACCGGTGTTCCTGACGGCGATCGACGCGGTGAGACCGCCGGAGCCCGACCCCCACGTGGTGGTGGAGTACGTGACCTCGCAGCTCACCGCGGCGTCGGCACGCACAGAGGTGCCGGCCACGAGCCCCACCGCCGCGAGCACCGCGGCCATGAGGACGGTGAGGAGGTTGCGCGGGGTCTGAGCAAGCCCCATGGACGATCAACTCCATGATCGATGAACCGATGGTCCGCCGTCCCCGTCCGACGGCCGCGGCACCGTCCGTCCGGACGCCGGTGACTTCACGGTGCGGCACACCCCGGCGACGCGTACAGAACGACGCCGGCCCTCACCTTCTGTGATGGACGACAAAGGGGACAACGGCCTGACCGAATCGACTCGGAACCTCGGCAAACGCCGTGTGGCGACCTGATGGCGGTGCACAACCCATTGAAAGATTCAGCCCGGCGGCAGGTCATCGGTGGCGGTGTCCCCATCATCGGTCACGGGCTTGGGAGAGGTCAGGTGCGCATCACGGGAGATGTGGCGGTTCGCTGCGCGGTGAGAGATTCGGATGATCGGTGAGGAGGGGCTCATGAGCGAGGAACTGCCGGCGGCCGGGTACTGGACGGGTTTCGACCAGTTGCGTGCGGCGCAGGACAAGCAGCTTCACATGGTGTTCGAGCAGGTCGGCAGGTCTCCGTTCTATCGGGAGCGGTTCGGGGGACGGCCGGTCACGGAGCTCGACGGGTTGCCGATGACCTCCAAGGACGATCTGCGGGACAGTTATCCGTTCGGCATGCTGGCGGTGCCGAAGGCGCGACTCGCCACCTATCACGAGTCCAGCGGGACCAGCGGCGCCGCGACACCCACTCCGACGTACTACACGGCGCAGGAGTGGGACGAGCTGGTCGACCGGTTCCTGCGGAACTCGATCCCGATGACGGCGGACGACACCTTGCTGGTGCGCATCCCGTACGCGCTGGTGATGGCCGGTCACCTCGCGCACCAGGCGGGACTCGCCGTCGGGGCCACGGTGATCCCCAGCGACTGCCGGTCGCTCGCGTCGCCGTACTCGCGCGTGGTTCGTGCGCTGCACGACCTCGACGTCACCCTGACGTGGTCGACGCCTAGTGAGGTGCTGGTGTGGGCCGCGGGGGCCAGGCTGGCCGGGTACCGCACCGAGACGGACTTTCCTTCCTTACGGGCCTTCTACACCGCCGGTGAGCCGCTCAGCCCGGCACGGCGTGCGCGGATCAGCGAGGTGTGGGGTGGCACGCCGGTGCTCGACGTGTACGGGTCCACGGAGGTCGGCTCGGTGGCCGGGACCTGTCCGGCGGGGGTGATGCATTTCTGGGCCGACCGGCTGCTGCCTGAGGTGTACGACGCGGAGACCGGTGCGTTCGCGCGCGAGGGGTCGGGGCAGCTCGTGGTGACGCCGCTGTACCAGGAGGCCATGCCGCTGATCCGGTACGACCTCGGCGACCACGTGGAGATCCACTACGACGAGTGCGCGTGCGGGTGGTACCTGCCGACCATCCGGGTGCTCGGCCGGATCTCGCACGGCAACGAGGTGGCGGGACGGAGCCTGTCGGTGCGGCAGGTCGAGGAGGCCGTCTACCGCCTGCCTGCCGGGCTCGGCGTGCTGTTCTGGCGGGCCAAGGCGCATCCCGAACGGCTGGTCGTGCAGATCGAGGTGGAGCATGAGCACGCGGCGGACGCGGTGAGCGGTCTGCTGGCGATCATCGAGGAGCTGCTGGACGTCCCCGCCACGGTGGAGCCGGTCCCGCCTGGCACGCTGGTCCCGGCCGAGCTGCTGACCGGCCGTCTGGACGCGATGAAGCCGCGCCGGCTGTTCGGCCCGGACGAGGACTGGGACGCGGCCGTCCTGCGCTGCTGACCCTGGGCCGGAATCCGGGGTCACGGTGCGGCGTGTCCGCGACTGCCGAGGGCCCAGGTCGGCGGAAAACCCGTTGCCGGGGGCTCGGGCCGGCGGAAAACCCGTTGGGGTGGAAAACAGGAGTGATGGCACACTTCACTCGTGACCCCGGATTCCGTGCCTGCCACCGTCGCCCCGCACAAGAACGAACGGCCGGACCTGCGGCGGCTCCAGCGGCGGACGCTCGGGGTGCTGTCGGCGGCACAGGTCGCCGGCGGGATCGGGGTGGCGACCGGCGCGGCGGTCAGTTCCCTTCTGGTGGCGGACATCTCGGGGTCGGTGGCGATCAGCGGGTTCGCCGGGACGGCGACGGTGCTCGGGGCCGCGCTGCTCGCGATACCCGCGGCGCAGGCCGCGAACCGGTCGGGACGGCGGACGGGGCTGCTGCTCGCGTACGGGCTGGCGGTGCTCGGCTGCGTGATCTGCGTGGCGGCGATCGCCATCAGGTCGTGGCCGCTGCTGCTCGCCGGGCTGGTGCTGGCCGGGGGAGCGAGCGCGGGTAATCTCGCGGCGCGTTACTCGGCGACCGATCTGTCGCCACCCGGGTACGCGGGACGTCATCTTTCCCTGGTGGTCTGGGCCGCGACGATCGGGTCGGTGACCGGCCCGAACCTCGCGGGCCCGGCGGAGCAGGCCGCCGTCGCGCTCGGACTCGGCCGTGAGGAGGGCCCCTTCGCGCTGGCCGCCGTGACGTTCACCGTGGCCGCCGTGATCGTGGTCGCCGGCCTACGTCCCGACCCGCTCCTGGTGGCCCGTGGCACCGCGGGAAACACCGGCACCTCGACCGGCCCTCGCATCTCGACCGGCCCCCACATCTCGGACGGCTCCGGCGCCTCGGACGGCGGCGTCGCCGGGGGTCTCGGCACAGCGGACGGTCCCGGTACGCAGGACGGCCGCGGTGGCGCGGCGGTACGGCCGAAGCGGACGTTGCGCGGGTCGTGGCGGGTCGTGCGGGAGACGCCGGACGCGCGGCGTGCGCTGGTGGCCATCGCGGCGAGCCACACCGCCATGGTGTCGATCATGTCGATGACACCGGTCCATCTCGACCACGGCGACGCCGGTCTGTCGATCATCGGGATCGTGCTGAGCGCGCACATCGCCGGCATGTACGTCTTCTCGCCGCTGGTCGGCTGGCTGGCCGACCGCGCCGGCGCCATCCCCGTCCTCGTCATCGGGTTGTGCCAGCTCCTGCTCGCCGCCGCGATCGCCGCCTCGGCCGCGCCGGGTGACGTCGCGCTGCTCAGTCTCGGCCTTTTCCTGCTCGGCACCGGCTGGTCCTGCGGCCTGGTCGCCGGCTCGGCGCTGCTCAGCGAGTCGGTCGGCATCGACCACCGGCCGTCCGCGCAGGGCCTGTCCGACCTGATCATGAACGTCTGCGGCGCCACCGGCACCATGGTCGCCGGGGTGGTGGTCGCCGCCGGTTCCTACGCCATGCTCGGCGTGGCGGTCGCCGTCCTGGTGACCCTGCCGGCCGCGTGGCTGCTGTCCGCACGCGCCGGCCGCGCGCCGGCCTCCTGAGATTGTCGGCGGCGTCCGCCATAGTGGGTGGCATGTTCGAGACCGAAGCGGAGCTGGACCGGCTCCAGGCCCTGCTCGACGCCTCATTGGCGAGTTCCACCGCGCACCTGAGATCGATCATCACCCCCGGGGAGCGCACCATCCCGGCGCGGCGGCTCACCGAGATCCTCAACGGCATGTGCACGCTGGCCCTCTCGACCGTGACGGCGAGCGGTGAGCCGCGGATCAGCGGCGTCGACGGCCACTTCCTGCACGGCAAGTGGATCTTCGGCACCTCCGCCACCGCCGCCAAGGCCCGCCACCTGCGAGCCCGTCCCGCGGTGAGCGCCGCCTACCTGCGCGGCGAGGAGATCGGCGTCTTCACCCACGGCACCGCACACCTCCTCAACCCCGAGGATGGCCCCGCCGACCCCACCTGGGACGAGGTCAAGGCCCACCTGATCGCTCACTACGGCGAGTCCCCCACCGGCTGGGGCGACGTCGTGTACTACCGCCTGGAGCCCCACTGGATGGTCGTCTACGCCGGCGACCCCGACAAGGTGGCGCCGAACGCGTCCTGAACCGCCGCGCACGCGGGAATGTCGCCGTCGGTGGCCATACTCGGGGGATGGAACCTCGGATCTCACTGATCACACTGGGGGTGTCCGACCTCCGGCGGTCGCACGCGTTCTACCGTGACGGTCTCGGGCTGCCGACCACCCGCGAACCGGAGGAAGGGATCGTGTTCTTCCGCACCTCGGGGGTGGTGCTGGCGCTCTATCCCTACGCCGATCTCGCCGACGACGTGGGGCCGGGGTGGGACGGGCCGCGTTCGACGTTCACCGGCATCACCATCGCGCACAACGTACGAGAACGTCACGAGGTCGACGAGGTGCTGGAGCAGGCGCGCCGCGCCGGGGCCGAAATCGTCAAACCGGCGGCCGACACGCACTGGGGAGGCTACTCGGGCTACTTCACCGATCCGGACGGCTACCTGTGGGAGATCGCCTGGGGGGCTTTCCCCTTCCACGCGGACGGCTCCGTGGACGTCGGGTGAGTGCGTCAGGGGTGCCGGGGGTCAGGTGTCGTGGTCGGTCGGTGCCGGGGTGCGGCAGGTGACCTCGAACCAGACGACCTTGCCGGTGGGTTCGGCGCGGGCTCCCCAGCGGTCGGCGAGGGCTTCCATCAGGTAGATGCCGCGGCCGCCTTCGTCGCCTTCGTGCGCGTGGCAGACGGCGGGCATGGCGGGGTTGGTGTCGCGTACCTCGCAGCGGCAGGTGCCGTTCTCGATCGTGAGGGTGAGGACCGCACCCCACGCGTGGCGCATGGCGTTGGTCACGGTCTCGCTGACCAGCAGTTCGACGGTGTCACCGCACCCGGGCACATTCCATTCCGCGAGCTGCCTGCGCACCCGTTTGCGGATGCGCGGCACCGTGGTGGGTTCGGGGACCAGCACCCAGGAGGCACGCGTGCCGTCGCGCCACGCCGAGCGCACCGGCTGCACGGGCCGGCTCTGGCCCCCGAGATGTACCCGGGCCGGCGTCGTGAGCCGTCCTGTGGCGGTCGTCGTGGCCGACATGGTCACGCCGCCTGCCCGTAGGCCGGCATCGCCTTGTGGATCGGCACGCTGCGTCCGTCCGGCATCAGCTCGCCAGTGTCCTCGAAGACGACCACGCCGTTGCACAGCAAGCCCCAGCCCTGCTCGGGGTGGAAGGCCACCATGCACGCCGCTTCGTGGTCCACAGCGTGCGCGGGCGGGCATTGAGGTTCGTGGTGACACATGGGAGTTACCTTCGATCTGATCGCTTTCGCGTCTGCCGGTCTTTGCCAACTTCTGAGTCGGTCTCGACCGGCTAATACCAACTAACGGGATTTCTACCCATTTCGCTACCCATAGCACACAAATGGGTACGAAACCTTTACCTCCGAGGGCTGGCCAGGTGACTCCGGCCCTGCTCAGCCACCCTCCGGCAGGCTGGAAAAGCAGGAGGGGTGTCCGGTGCGCAGGCACCGGACACCCCCACGGGCAAAGCGGGAATCACAAGGCGCGCAGGCCCTGGATGACCTCGCGCAGAATGCGTTCCTGAGGCAGTGACGCCACCCCGGCCGGCGTGCGCACGGACACGAGCCGCTGTTCGCGCAGATCCCCGAGCAGCACGCGGGTCACGGTCAGCGGCAGGCCGCTGTCGGAGGCCAGGTCGACCACGGACGTCGGCTCGGCGCACATGCGCAGCAGCCGCATGTGCTCGGGACCGAGCCCGTGCCGCGGCCGTGTCCCGGGGACGGCGGTCACCAGCGCCATCATGTCGAAATCCGGGCCGGTGGGCCGGGTGCGGCCCCGCGTGACGGTGTACGGACGGACCAGGGGCCCGGCGTCCTCGTCCAGCCAGCGCTCACCTTGACTCATGAGACGTCCCCCTGCCCGTCACGCGCGCGCTGCCAACCCGCGCGGAATGAGGAGAACACGTCAGGTGACGGCTGCGGCTCCTCCGCCTGCCGCTCCTCCAGGCTCGCGGCGGTGCGGCGTTCGGCGGCGGCCCGCTGCGCCGACTCCCTGAGCTGCGGTGCGAGGCTCGCCTGCCGCACCCGCTGCGGCAGGCCGGCCCGGCGTTTTCTCTCCGGGCCGTCGTCGTCCCCGATGGTGAGGGTCTCGCTCTCGGAGAAGCCCCCGGACGCGGCCTCCGCAGGCGCGCGGTGCGCCGGTACGTAGGCCTCGCCGCCGGCCTGCCGGGGGCCGTCCCCCGCGCCGGGTTCGAGCGCGGTGATCTGCTCGACGAGGTACTGCCCGTTCTGCGTGCCACCCGCCGGGATCGGGGTCACCAGGTCGTCGGGGATCAGGACGATCGCGGTGGTCCCGCCGTACGGCGAGTTGCGCAGGGAGACGCGGATGCCGCGCCGGGCCGCGAGGCGGCCGACGACGAACAGCCCGAGCCGGTCGCTGTCGGCGAGGTCGAACTCCGGCGGCTCCGACAGCCGGTGGTTGATCTCGGCAGCCTCCTCCTGGCTCAGCCCGAGGCCGCGGTCCTCGATCTCGATGACGAAGCCCCTGGCCACCGCCTCGCCGCGGACCTCCACGTGGGTGTGCGGCGGGGAGAAGATCGTGGCGTTCTCGACCAGCTCGGCCAGCAGGTGGATCACGTCCGTGGTGGCCGCGCCGTTCAGCGCCGTGTCCTCCGGGATGGTGATGTGGACCCGCAGATAGTCCTCGACCTCCTCCACGGCGGCGCGCACGACGTCGTAAAGCGGCACCGGGTGCCGCCAGCCGCGGCCCGGCACGGCACCCGACATGATGATCAGGCCTTCGGCGTGCCGCCGCATGCGTGTGGTGAGGTGGTCGATGCCGAACAGGTCCTCCAGCAGGTCGGGTTCGGTCACCCGCTGCTCCAGGGAGTCCAGCATGGTCAGCTGCCGGTGCAGCAGCGACTGGTTGCGCCGCGCGAGGTTGAGGAACACCTTGCCGACACCCTTGCGGATCTCGGCCTGCCCCACCGCCGCCTCGATCGCGGTGGACTGCACCGAGGTGAACGCGCGGCCGACGTTCTCGATCTCCGCCGTGCCGCTCGTGGTGATCGGCGGCGTCTCGGCCGCCACGTCGACGTCCTCGCCGCGCCGCAGCCGCCGTACGACCTCGGGGAGCCGGTGGTGCGCCAGCTCCAAGGCGGCGCGCTGCAGATCGACCAGCTCGGCGGTGATGCGGCGGCCGAACCGCACCGAGACGTACAGCGACAGGCCGATGCCGAGCAGACCGAGCAGAGCCACGGTGCCGACCTGCCACAGCGTCCGGCCGGCGAGGCTCTCGGCGCGGTCGGCGACCTGCTGCGCCGCGATGCCGGCCTGCCGGTCGAAGGTGATGTTGAGGCTCTGGATCGTGGATCCCCAGGTCGCCGACGACCCCGGCAGCGGCCGGCCGGGCTTGACCTCGTAGTTGACCGAGTCCTCGATGGAGGCGTATCGCGTGTACGCCGGGGTGCTCTGCAGTGTGATGTACGGCTTACGCAGCTCGGTGTCCAGGAGCTGGTAGCCCATGTCGTACAGCAGCCGCCGCTTGGTCACCGTCGAGGTGAAGAACGTCTTCTCCTCGGCGGTCATGGCGCCGAGCCCGACGACGGCGGCGAGGAGACCGGCCTGTTCGTTCATCAGCTCGCGGCTGCGGGCGAGCAGGGTGAGGGCCCGGGTCGGCTCGCTGAGCGAGGGGTCGTCGGAGATCTGGTTCTTGTCGTAGATGCGGGTCACCGCGTCCGACATGAGGCGGTAGGCGTCGAGCGCGAGCATGCGCGTGAAGCTGCGCGTGTCGACGCGTGCGCGGATGTCGGGGAGCCGCCGGGTGACGGTGACGAAGTCGGTCACGGCCGCGAGCAGCGGAGGGCTGGTGATCGCGCGGACGTCGTCGGTGAGGGCCAGCCGCTCGAAGGCGGCCCTGGAGCGGTCGGTCCTGGCGCGTTGCTCGTCGAGTTCGCCGCGGTCGGAGGAAGAGGATCCGAGGTAAAGCAGCGAGAGATAGCGCTCCTGCTGGATGTTCGCGGTGACCGCACGGGCCGGGTTGATGACGTTGTCGTAGACGGTCCTGATCCGCAGGAGCCGTAAGCCGTCCTGCGTGGTGATCGTGGCGGCGAACGTCCAGATCCCGATGAGGGAGACCAGTGGCACGAGCACCAGGGTCAGGATCTTGAACTTGATGGACCTACTCTGCCCGCCCATATGACCTCGCAGGGGAACCGGATCGTTACACGCGGGTTATCGGTGGCGAAACATTACCAACGGGGATCGTGCGTAGGTAGTGCCCTGAAGCAACGAAACGGCTCATTTTGCGTGGGATCGTCAACGTAATCAGTGGCAATAACTGTCTGGTTGTCAGACAATCCATGTCATGACATCCGTGCTACCCCTCGCTCCGATCCCCGCGCGCGGAACGGCCGCGGGCCCGGTCGCCGTGGTCGCCGCGGCCGTGTTGTGGGGGACCGCCGGCACCGCGGGAACACTGGCTCTCGGCGGCACGGCCGACCCCGTCGCGCTCGCCGCGGCCCGCCTCGTCGTCGGCGGCGCGGTGGTGGCCGTGCTCGCCGGCCTCGCCAACGTGGCCGCCGTGATCCGCTCGGGCCCCGCGCGCATGACCGCCGCGGCGGCCGCGGCCGCCGCGTACCAGTTGTGCTACTTCGCCGCCGTGACCCGCACCGGTGTGGCGATCGCGACCGTGGTCGCCATCGGCAGCGGCCCCGTCTTCACCGGCCTGCTCACCTGGTCGCGGGACCGTGAGCGGCCGGGCCGCCGCTGGACCCTCGCCACGGCCGCCGCCGTCACCGGATGCGCGGTCCTCGTCTCCGGCGGCCAGGCCTCCGGCGCGGAGCCGCTCGGCGTGCTGCTCGCGCTGACCGGTGGTCTCCTGTACGCCTTCTACGCCGTCGTCGCGGCGCGGTCCATCACCGGCGGCGCTCCCTCAGGCGCCGTGATGGGGGTGCTGTTCGGCGGCGCGGCGGTGATCATGCTGCCGGTGCTGCTGTGGCGGGGCACCGGCTGGCTCGCCGAACCGAACGGCCTGCTCGCCGCCGGCTACCTCGGCTGCGTCACCACCGCGCTGGCCGCCTATCTGTACGGCAGAGGACTGCGCGCCACACCGGTGGCCCGCGCCGCCACCCTGACTCTCGCCGAGCCCGCGGTGGCCGCGCTGCTCGGGGTGCTGCTCCTCCACGAACGGCTCGCGCCTGTCTCCCTGGCGGGCCTGGTGCTCCTCGGCGCCGCACTGGTGCTGGTGGCCGTCCCCGGACGCGCTCAGGTACCGACCGGCGCTCGGGGAGAGGCAGAATCGTCGAGGTGAAGATCCGCCCTGTCTCCACGGTCGAGGCCCTCGCCGCCGACCTGCGCCGGCGGGTGCTCTCCGGCGAGATCGCCCCCGGCACGGCCCTGCCGGAGCAGGAGCTGTCCGGCCGGTACGGCGTCGCGCGGCCCACCGTCCGCGAGGCCCTGGCCGCCTTGGTGCACGAGGGACTGCTGCGGCGCGAGCCCAACCGCAGCGCGTACGTCCCCGAGGTCACCCTCGC
The window above is part of the Sphaerisporangium rubeum genome. Proteins encoded here:
- a CDS encoding sensor histidine kinase, whose amino-acid sequence is MGGQSRSIKFKILTLVLVPLVSLIGIWTFAATITTQDGLRLLRIRTVYDNVINPARAVTANIQQERYLSLLYLGSSSSDRGELDEQRARTDRSRAAFERLALTDDVRAITSPPLLAAVTDFVTVTRRLPDIRARVDTRSFTRMLALDAYRLMSDAVTRIYDKNQISDDPSLSEPTRALTLLARSRELMNEQAGLLAAVVGLGAMTAEEKTFFTSTVTKRRLLYDMGYQLLDTELRKPYITLQSTPAYTRYASIEDSVNYEVKPGRPLPGSSATWGSTIQSLNITFDRQAGIAAQQVADRAESLAGRTLWQVGTVALLGLLGIGLSLYVSVRFGRRITAELVDLQRAALELAHHRLPEVVRRLRRGEDVDVAAETPPITTSGTAEIENVGRAFTSVQSTAIEAAVGQAEIRKGVGKVFLNLARRNQSLLHRQLTMLDSLEQRVTEPDLLEDLFGIDHLTTRMRRHAEGLIIMSGAVPGRGWRHPVPLYDVVRAAVEEVEDYLRVHITIPEDTALNGAATTDVIHLLAELVENATIFSPPHTHVEVRGEAVARGFVIEIEDRGLGLSQEEAAEINHRLSEPPEFDLADSDRLGLFVVGRLAARRGIRVSLRNSPYGGTTAIVLIPDDLVTPIPAGGTQNGQYLVEQITALEPGAGDGPRQAGGEAYVPAHRAPAEAASGGFSESETLTIGDDDGPERKRRAGLPQRVRQASLAPQLRESAQRAAAERRTAASLEERQAEEPQPSPDVFSSFRAGWQRARDGQGDVS
- a CDS encoding DUF5999 family protein, whose amino-acid sequence is MCHHEPQCPPAHAVDHEAACMVAFHPEQGWGLLCNGVVVFEDTGELMPDGRSVPIHKAMPAYGQAA
- a CDS encoding EamA family transporter, producing MTSVLPLAPIPARGTAAGPVAVVAAAVLWGTAGTAGTLALGGTADPVALAAARLVVGGAVVAVLAGLANVAAVIRSGPARMTAAAAAAAAYQLCYFAAVTRTGVAIATVVAIGSGPVFTGLLTWSRDRERPGRRWTLATAAAVTGCAVLVSGGQASGAEPLGVLLALTGGLLYAFYAVVAARSITGGAPSGAVMGVLFGGAAVIMLPVLLWRGTGWLAEPNGLLAAGYLGCVTTALAAYLYGRGLRATPVARAATLTLAEPAVAALLGVLLLHERLAPVSLAGLVLLGAALVLVAVPGRAQVPTGARGEAESSR
- a CDS encoding DUF742 domain-containing protein, which gives rise to MSQGERWLDEDAGPLVRPYTVTRGRTRPTGPDFDMMALVTAVPGTRPRHGLGPEHMRLLRMCAEPTSVVDLASDSGLPLTVTRVLLGDLREQRLVSVRTPAGVASLPQERILREVIQGLRAL